One stretch of Nitrosococcus watsonii C-113 DNA includes these proteins:
- a CDS encoding efflux RND transporter permease subunit yields MVSEHQGKGHPPAEGTNLSALQRLIGYCARNRLLTLVAIAALAFGGYRALMQAPLDAIPDLSEVQVILFTEWPGRSPDLVEDQITYPLTTTLLAAPGVSYVRGQSFFGLSFVYVIFEDGVDMYWARSRVLEYLNSATADLPENVNPTLGPDATGVGWVYQYALRDTSGRHNLAELRSLQDFNLRYALEAIEGVAEVASVGGYKREYQISLDPNKLASLDIPLKRVVEAVRAANNEVGGRLLEVAGYEHFIRGRGYVQSVTALEQVVLKTTTGGVPVTLKEVGTVALGSAMQRGQAELDGEGVTVGGIVVMRYGENALSVINRVKQRMAEIKPGLPEGVEIVPVYDRSTLIKQAIDTLQKTLIEEMIIVSLVILAFLLHLRSALVAVITLPVAVLIAFIPMAYQGLTANIMSLGGIAVAIGAMVDAAIVIIDNIHKRLHHWQAGDTPPEERAKSRIDVVIEAMQEVGPSIFFSLLIITVSFLPVFALEGSEGRLFKPLAYTKTYSMAFAALLSLTLIPALAVWLIRGRIRADRSRLNRWLVAAYRPLVRLAIQLRWWVVGLAVIALFATVIPFRSLGTEFMPPLNEGSILYMPTALPGMSITEATQTLQTMDRIIAGIPEVEHVFGKVGRATSATDPAPLSMVEAVITLKPKEQWRQGLAWEDLIQELDQKLRFPGMPNIFWMPIQTRTEMLATGIRSALGIKVFGPDLATIEKTGVAIEKILQNDPRTNPHTRSAFAERTTGGYFLDFTIHRVSAARFGLNVEDVQRVIMAAIGGTVVSQTVEGRERYNILVRYGRSYRDNIAALERVLVATPTGAQIPITQVADIAFTTGPPAIRSEDGQLVGFVFVDVKPSIGIADYVALAKQAVADRAAIPAGYRLEWAGQFQYFERAKAKLQVLLPATLFLIFFMLFMHRGSLTETFIVMVSVPFSLVGAVWLLWFLNYKLSVAVWVGMIAVAGLAVELGLLMMVYLDLAYRARRAEGRLRTRGDLREVIQHGASMRIRPMLMTGMTLFVGLMPILWSAGSGADVMQRIAAPMIGGVISALPMVLIVFPAIFAIWKGRPQRVNGGTPIT; encoded by the coding sequence ATGGTAAGTGAACACCAGGGCAAGGGGCATCCCCCCGCGGAAGGCACCAATCTTAGCGCGCTACAGCGCCTCATCGGCTACTGCGCGCGCAACCGGCTGTTGACCTTGGTCGCCATTGCGGCACTGGCTTTCGGCGGCTATCGGGCGCTGATGCAAGCGCCGCTGGACGCCATTCCGGATCTCTCCGAGGTGCAAGTGATTCTCTTCACCGAGTGGCCGGGGCGCAGTCCAGACCTGGTGGAGGATCAAATTACCTATCCGCTGACAACGACCTTGCTGGCGGCGCCTGGCGTCAGCTACGTGCGCGGCCAAAGCTTCTTCGGCCTCTCCTTCGTCTACGTCATTTTCGAAGACGGGGTGGATATGTACTGGGCGCGCTCGCGGGTGCTGGAGTATTTGAACAGCGCCACGGCGGACCTACCTGAAAACGTCAATCCCACCCTGGGGCCGGACGCTACCGGGGTCGGCTGGGTGTACCAGTACGCGCTCAGGGATACCAGCGGTCGGCATAATCTGGCGGAGTTGCGCTCCTTGCAGGACTTCAACCTGCGTTATGCGCTGGAGGCCATCGAAGGCGTGGCCGAGGTAGCGTCCGTAGGCGGCTATAAGCGCGAATACCAGATCAGCCTCGATCCTAATAAGCTGGCTTCACTGGATATTCCGCTCAAGCGGGTAGTCGAGGCGGTGCGTGCTGCCAACAACGAGGTCGGCGGACGCCTCCTGGAGGTGGCCGGCTACGAGCACTTCATCCGCGGCCGAGGTTACGTGCAATCGGTTACTGCTCTGGAACAGGTCGTGCTGAAGACGACCACGGGCGGGGTCCCCGTCACCCTCAAGGAGGTCGGCACGGTAGCGCTCGGATCGGCCATGCAGCGCGGCCAGGCGGAATTGGATGGGGAGGGCGTCACCGTCGGCGGCATTGTGGTGATGCGCTATGGCGAAAACGCCCTATCGGTGATCAACCGCGTGAAGCAGCGGATGGCCGAGATCAAGCCGGGGCTACCCGAGGGTGTGGAGATCGTACCGGTTTATGACCGCTCCACCCTGATCAAGCAGGCTATTGATACCCTGCAAAAGACTCTGATCGAAGAGATGATCATCGTCTCACTGGTGATCCTGGCCTTTCTGCTGCACCTACGCTCCGCGCTGGTGGCGGTCATCACTTTACCGGTGGCGGTGCTTATCGCCTTCATTCCCATGGCTTATCAGGGACTGACCGCCAATATCATGTCGCTGGGCGGCATTGCGGTCGCCATCGGCGCCATGGTGGATGCGGCCATTGTCATCATCGACAACATCCACAAGCGGTTGCACCACTGGCAGGCTGGGGACACGCCGCCGGAGGAGAGGGCAAAATCGCGCATCGATGTGGTGATCGAGGCCATGCAGGAGGTGGGGCCGAGCATTTTCTTCTCCCTGTTGATTATCACCGTCTCCTTCCTGCCGGTGTTCGCCCTGGAGGGCTCCGAGGGACGGCTGTTCAAGCCGCTAGCCTACACCAAGACCTATTCCATGGCATTTGCCGCGCTGCTCTCCCTCACCTTGATTCCAGCCCTGGCCGTATGGCTCATCCGCGGGCGTATCCGCGCTGATCGCAGCAGGCTCAACCGCTGGCTGGTGGCGGCCTATCGGCCCCTGGTGCGGCTAGCCATCCAGCTGCGCTGGTGGGTGGTAGGGTTGGCCGTGATTGCCTTATTCGCCACAGTGATCCCGTTTCGATCACTTGGCACTGAGTTCATGCCGCCGCTCAACGAGGGATCAATTCTCTACATGCCTACCGCGCTGCCGGGCATGTCCATTACCGAGGCAACCCAAACCTTGCAGACCATGGATCGGATTATCGCCGGCATCCCGGAAGTGGAGCACGTATTCGGCAAGGTCGGCCGTGCCACTAGCGCCACCGATCCGGCCCCCCTATCCATGGTGGAAGCCGTAATCACCCTCAAGCCCAAGGAACAATGGCGTCAAGGGCTTGCCTGGGAGGATCTGATTCAGGAGCTGGACCAGAAGCTGCGTTTTCCCGGGATGCCCAACATTTTCTGGATGCCCATCCAGACCCGCACCGAGATGCTGGCTACCGGTATTCGCTCCGCCCTGGGGATTAAAGTCTTCGGGCCGGATCTGGCCACCATCGAAAAAACGGGGGTCGCCATTGAGAAAATCCTACAGAATGATCCCCGCACCAATCCCCATACCCGCAGTGCGTTCGCCGAACGCACCACCGGCGGCTATTTTCTCGATTTTACTATCCACCGGGTCAGCGCCGCCCGCTTCGGTCTCAACGTCGAAGACGTCCAGCGCGTCATCATGGCGGCTATCGGCGGGACCGTCGTATCCCAGACCGTGGAGGGGCGCGAGCGCTACAATATCCTGGTGCGCTATGGGCGTAGCTACCGCGATAATATCGCCGCCTTGGAACGGGTGCTGGTGGCAACGCCAACCGGCGCCCAAATTCCCATTACCCAGGTAGCCGATATTGCCTTTACCACCGGCCCGCCGGCGATCCGCAGCGAAGATGGCCAGCTCGTGGGTTTTGTGTTTGTAGATGTCAAGCCGAGCATTGGGATCGCTGACTATGTGGCGTTAGCCAAGCAGGCAGTTGCTGATCGCGCCGCGATTCCCGCGGGCTACCGGCTCGAGTGGGCAGGACAGTTTCAATATTTCGAGCGGGCCAAGGCCAAGCTCCAGGTGCTCCTGCCGGCAACCCTGTTCCTGATCTTCTTCATGCTGTTTATGCACCGGGGCTCGCTTACGGAAACATTCATTGTCATGGTCAGCGTGCCATTTTCCCTGGTCGGTGCCGTATGGCTGCTGTGGTTCCTGAACTACAAGCTAAGCGTGGCCGTGTGGGTCGGTATGATTGCGGTGGCCGGCCTTGCGGTTGAACTGGGTCTGCTGATGATGGTCTATCTGGATCTGGCATACCGGGCGCGCCGGGCAGAGGGGCGCCTAAGAACGCGTGGTGACCTGCGCGAGGTTATTCAGCATGGCGCTAGCATGCGCATCCGCCCCATGCTCATGACCGGTATGACCCTGTTCGTAGGCCTAATGCCTATCCTATGGAGCGCCGGCAGCGGCGCGGATGTGATGCAGCGTATCGCCGCTCCGATGATTGGCGGGGTGATCTCAGCGCTCCCTATGGTGCTGATTGTTTTCCCGGCGATCTTTGCTATCTGGAAGGGACGGCCCCAGCGCGTAAACGGCGGTACGCCGATAACGTAA
- a CDS encoding ABC-type transport auxiliary lipoprotein family protein — translation MKTVCGITRQRVISRMMFLAFASLSMTLPACTLLPSSAPLQTFILPPSKPVDASNAAPLKAILRIATPQANEILKGRRILVMPTSNQLNVYQGARWSLDAPSLLRDHLMDVFRRNGRLAGVIGENNPVDSDFLLLSELHAFHSEYRGKKPWAVIRLDVQLIDSTSRDLLASRRFSVPVESQDERLESVVEAFGQAVDELSRQLVEWSLINIANHPAS, via the coding sequence ATGAAAACGGTCTGCGGGATCACTAGGCAGCGGGTAATTTCGCGGATGATGTTCCTGGCGTTCGCGAGTCTGTCGATGACGCTCCCGGCCTGTACGCTACTGCCTAGTTCGGCACCTCTCCAGACATTTATCCTTCCTCCCTCCAAGCCCGTCGATGCTTCAAATGCGGCACCGCTTAAAGCTATCCTGCGGATTGCCACTCCCCAGGCTAACGAAATATTGAAGGGTCGGCGCATTCTGGTGATGCCAACATCGAACCAATTAAATGTCTATCAAGGGGCGCGTTGGAGCTTGGACGCACCCAGCCTGTTACGCGATCATCTCATGGATGTTTTTCGGCGCAATGGCCGCCTAGCTGGTGTAATTGGCGAGAATAATCCAGTCGACAGCGATTTTTTATTGCTTAGCGAGTTGCACGCCTTTCACAGTGAATATCGGGGGAAGAAACCCTGGGCGGTCATTCGTCTCGATGTTCAGTTGATTGACAGTACTAGTCGCGATTTGCTGGCCAGCCGGCGTTTCTCGGTGCCTGTCGAAAGTCAGGATGAGCGCCTGGAATCAGTCGTCGAGGCATTTGGCCAAGCCGTGGATGAACTCAGCCGCCAACTCGTTGAGTGGAGTCTTATCAACATCGCCAATCACCCAGCAAGCTGA
- a CDS encoding ABC transporter ATP-binding protein — protein MNGGQALIRIRDLANRFGHHSVHEHLDLDLYPGEILGVVGGSGSGKSVLLRTIIGLRRPDAGSIEIFGEDLRRLSGQRRSQLERRFGVLFQRGALFSSLNLQENVALPMIEHARLKRRAAEFLARIKLALVGLPVSAALQYPAELSGGMIKRAALARALALDPEVLFLDEPTAGLDPIGAASFDQLLLTLRNALGLSVFLVTHDLDTLYSTCDRIAVLAKRRVLVADRLEVVENVDDSWVRDYFHGPRARAARNRHRLWKED, from the coding sequence GTGAACGGTGGACAAGCCCTGATTCGGATACGCGACCTGGCCAATCGTTTTGGCCATCACAGCGTCCATGAACATCTCGATCTGGATCTGTATCCTGGTGAAATTCTCGGCGTTGTGGGTGGTTCGGGTAGTGGCAAATCTGTATTACTGCGTACTATCATCGGCCTGCGCCGACCCGATGCGGGCAGTATCGAGATATTTGGCGAGGATCTGCGGCGGTTGTCGGGCCAGCGTCGTTCCCAGCTGGAGCGGCGCTTCGGCGTGCTGTTCCAGCGCGGCGCCTTGTTCTCTTCCCTGAACCTGCAAGAGAACGTGGCCTTGCCGATGATTGAGCACGCTAGGCTCAAGCGGCGCGCGGCGGAGTTTCTAGCCAGGATCAAGTTGGCGTTGGTGGGGCTACCAGTGAGTGCAGCCTTGCAGTATCCTGCGGAGCTCTCTGGAGGGATGATCAAGCGCGCCGCCCTGGCTCGTGCCCTGGCGCTGGACCCGGAGGTGCTGTTTCTCGATGAGCCTACCGCGGGCCTGGACCCCATTGGCGCGGCGAGCTTCGACCAACTGCTGCTGACCTTGAGAAACGCCTTGGGGCTTAGTGTTTTCCTAGTTACCCATGATTTGGATACTCTGTACAGCACCTGTGATCGGATTGCCGTATTGGCAAAGCGACGGGTGCTGGTGGCGGATCGCCTGGAGGTGGTCGAAAACGTTGATGATTCTTGGGTGCGCGACTATTTTCATGGCCCCCGCGCCCGCGCCGCGCGAAATCGCCATCGCTTATGGAAGGAGGATTGA
- a CDS encoding copper-transporting P-type ATPase, translating into MRTESRQHTHKTMAASVQNGESSAVFTCPMHPEIRQQGPGNCPICGMALEPETITGEEGENPELTDFKRRFWIGLVLSLPLLVLDMGGHFTDIHFIDENISNWVQLVLATPVVLWAGWPFFVRGAYSLVKRSLNMFTLIAMGTGVAWIYSVVATIAPGIFPAAFRGESGIVPVYFEAAAVIIVLVLLGQMLELRARERTGGAIKALLGLAPKTAHRVDDKGQATEIPIEEIQVGDHLRIRPGEKIPVDGVVTEGSSHLDESMITGESMPVEKTVGSKVIGATVNANGSLIIRAEKVGRETMLAQIVKMVADAQRSRAPIQRMVDKVAGWFVPAVILVAVIAFVCWSLWGPAPALSHALVVSVSVLIIACPCALGLATPMSIMVGVGRGAKAGVLIKNAEALEIMEKVDTLVVDKTGTLTEGRPALTAMITAEGWREDELLRLAAALEQGSEHPLAEAIVRAAHDKELKLPQTEGFEAVTGKGVKGRVEGREIALGNSKLMADLGVDTAPLQKGAEELRAQGATAMLVAIDGKSAGVIAVSDPIKETTHGAIQDLHEAGLKIVMLTGDNETTARAVSEKLGIDEVYADVLPQDKNRIVGELRDKGAVVAMAGDGVNDAPALAAAQVGIAMGTGADVAMESAGVTLLQGDLNGITKAIHLSRATMSNIRQNLFFAFIYNAAGVPVAAGVLFPFFGILLSPIFAAAAMSLSSVSVVGNALRLNWVKV; encoded by the coding sequence ATGCGTACGGAGAGTCGCCAACATACCCATAAAACCATGGCTGCTTCTGTTCAGAATGGCGAATCTAGTGCTGTTTTCACCTGCCCCATGCATCCGGAAATACGCCAGCAAGGACCCGGCAATTGCCCTATTTGCGGCATGGCCCTGGAGCCGGAAACCATCACTGGCGAGGAAGGGGAAAATCCAGAGCTGACCGATTTCAAGCGCAGGTTTTGGATTGGCTTGGTGTTGAGTCTCCCCCTGCTGGTACTGGACATGGGGGGGCATTTTACCGATATCCATTTCATTGACGAAAATATTTCAAACTGGGTTCAATTGGTGCTGGCCACGCCCGTTGTGCTCTGGGCGGGTTGGCCTTTTTTCGTGCGCGGCGCTTATTCTCTGGTTAAGCGTTCTTTAAATATGTTTACCTTGATTGCCATGGGTACGGGCGTTGCCTGGATATATAGCGTGGTCGCCACTATCGCCCCTGGTATTTTCCCGGCGGCCTTTCGCGGCGAAAGCGGCATTGTTCCGGTTTATTTTGAAGCCGCCGCAGTCATTATCGTACTGGTGCTGTTAGGGCAAATGCTGGAACTACGGGCGCGGGAGCGGACCGGCGGCGCGATCAAAGCCCTGCTCGGCTTGGCGCCCAAAACCGCCCACCGGGTCGATGACAAGGGCCAGGCCACTGAGATCCCCATTGAAGAGATTCAAGTTGGCGATCATTTACGGATTCGCCCCGGTGAGAAAATACCGGTAGACGGGGTAGTGACGGAGGGTAGCAGCCATCTTGATGAGTCCATGATTACCGGAGAGTCCATGCCGGTTGAAAAAACAGTGGGCTCAAAAGTCATTGGCGCTACCGTGAACGCCAATGGCTCTCTCATTATCCGCGCTGAAAAAGTGGGCCGGGAAACGATGTTGGCTCAAATCGTCAAAATGGTGGCTGATGCCCAAAGAAGCCGGGCCCCCATTCAAAGAATGGTTGATAAAGTAGCTGGCTGGTTTGTGCCGGCGGTCATTTTGGTTGCGGTGATCGCCTTTGTTTGCTGGTCCCTGTGGGGCCCAGCGCCCGCGCTGAGCCATGCTTTGGTAGTCTCGGTCAGCGTTTTGATTATTGCCTGCCCTTGCGCCTTGGGACTCGCTACCCCCATGTCCATCATGGTGGGGGTAGGGCGGGGGGCCAAGGCTGGGGTGCTGATTAAAAATGCTGAAGCTCTGGAGATCATGGAAAAAGTGGATACCCTGGTGGTGGATAAAACCGGTACCCTGACCGAGGGCCGTCCCGCCTTAACGGCGATGATCACCGCGGAGGGATGGAGAGAAGATGAACTGCTCAGACTGGCCGCCGCCCTGGAACAGGGAAGCGAACACCCCCTAGCGGAGGCCATTGTTCGGGCTGCCCATGACAAGGAGTTGAAGTTGCCCCAGACAGAGGGTTTTGAGGCGGTGACTGGAAAAGGCGTAAAAGGCCGGGTAGAAGGCAGGGAAATCGCCCTGGGAAACAGCAAGCTGATGGCCGATCTAGGGGTTGATACCGCGCCGCTTCAGAAAGGCGCCGAAGAGTTGCGGGCCCAGGGCGCTACCGCCATGTTGGTAGCCATTGATGGCAAATCGGCGGGGGTCATCGCGGTCTCTGATCCCATCAAGGAAACGACCCATGGGGCTATTCAAGATCTGCATGAGGCGGGTTTAAAAATTGTCATGCTCACGGGAGACAATGAAACTACCGCTCGGGCAGTTTCAGAAAAACTCGGCATTGATGAAGTGTATGCCGACGTTCTGCCTCAGGATAAAAACCGGATCGTGGGTGAATTGCGGGATAAAGGTGCTGTGGTTGCCATGGCCGGTGATGGGGTCAATGATGCCCCGGCGCTGGCGGCAGCCCAGGTGGGGATTGCCATGGGGACCGGCGCCGACGTGGCTATGGAAAGCGCCGGTGTGACATTGCTGCAAGGCGATTTGAACGGTATTACCAAAGCTATCCACCTGTCCAGAGCCACTATGAGCAATATTCGCCAAAACCTTTTCTTTGCCTTTATCTACAATGCGGCGGGGGTGCCGGTAGCCGCGGGCGTTCTATTTCCCTTTTTTGGCATTTTGCTGTCTCCCATTTTTGCCGCCGCCGCCATGTCACTGAGTTCCGTCAGCGTGGTAGGGAATGCGCTGCGTTTGAATTGGGTGAAAGTATAA
- a CDS encoding MBL fold metallo-hydrolase, with translation MLFKQLFESDSSTYTYLLACPETGQCALIDPVIDTAERDLEILQALDLKLTYTIDTHVHADHLTGALKLKQLAGSQICYPAMDQISCVDIGLREGEAFSIGNIELHPLFTPGHTDTHHCYIVNDQTHTLLFSGDALLIDACGRTDFQQGDTTRLYHSIRDKLFILPDETLVYPAHNYEGRFISTIAQEKKRNPRIKESTSLEDFTTIMNNLDLPYPQKIDFAVPGNHMCGQCPPEVPEEFRAPCSPYDQG, from the coding sequence ATGTTATTTAAACAACTTTTCGAATCTGACTCATCCACCTACACTTATTTACTGGCCTGCCCCGAAACCGGCCAGTGCGCCCTGATTGACCCAGTTATCGATACCGCTGAACGAGATTTGGAAATACTACAAGCGTTGGACTTGAAGCTAACCTATACCATTGATACCCATGTCCATGCGGATCATCTAACAGGCGCTCTTAAGCTCAAGCAGCTTGCCGGCAGCCAGATCTGCTATCCGGCCATGGATCAGATTTCCTGCGTCGACATTGGCTTGCGAGAGGGTGAAGCTTTTTCCATTGGCAACATCGAACTGCATCCCCTGTTTACCCCTGGCCATACCGATACTCATCATTGCTATATTGTGAACGACCAAACCCACACCCTACTCTTCTCTGGCGATGCGCTTTTAATCGATGCCTGCGGGCGCACAGACTTTCAGCAAGGCGATACGACCCGTTTATACCATAGCATTCGCGACAAGCTCTTTATCCTACCCGACGAAACCCTGGTCTATCCGGCCCACAATTATGAAGGACGATTCATCTCAACCATTGCCCAGGAGAAAAAGCGCAATCCCCGGATAAAGGAATCCACATCGCTAGAAGACTTCACAACCATCATGAACAATCTTGACCTGCCCTATCCCCAAAAAATCGATTTTGCCGTCCCCGGCAACCACATGTGCGGCCAATGCCCGCCTGAGGTGCCCGAAGAATTCCGGGCACCCTGTAGCCCCTATGATCAAGGCTAA
- a CDS encoding MlaD family protein — MEPRAHHVLIGLFALLTLGGILLFSLWLGKSSAERDYDYYEIRFDQAVSGLAVGNAVLYNGIKVGDVMDLYLDPEDPSQVRALIRVYSDVPVKQDTRASLMLANITGGMSIQLHGGTLQSPRLISDPNQPAVIVAEPSPLRSFLAGGETLMVSLDRLLNSTNRLLSPENLGRIERILVDIEQITTTLAAQRDELAQAMTNFNRAGQQANVLLEQQGSKAFNSAQHAMAALERSSSQIESLLAANAASVNRGLGQLGPALSELNSVLNNLNRFTRRLEENPSEYLFNRDTIEGFTP; from the coding sequence ATGGAACCTCGCGCCCATCATGTGCTGATCGGCTTATTCGCCCTCCTTACCCTTGGCGGTATCTTGCTCTTTTCCCTGTGGTTGGGCAAGTCCAGCGCCGAGCGCGACTATGACTATTATGAGATACGCTTCGATCAGGCGGTCAGTGGCTTGGCCGTTGGCAATGCGGTGCTATACAACGGCATCAAGGTGGGAGACGTGATGGATTTGTACCTGGACCCTGAAGATCCCAGCCAAGTTCGGGCGCTGATTCGAGTTTACAGCGACGTACCGGTGAAACAGGACACCCGCGCCAGTCTGATGCTGGCTAATATCACCGGTGGCATGAGTATTCAGCTGCATGGCGGCACGCTCCAAAGCCCAAGGCTTATCAGCGATCCTAACCAGCCGGCGGTGATCGTCGCCGAACCCTCACCATTGCGTTCTTTTCTGGCGGGTGGGGAAACCTTGATGGTTAGCCTTGATCGGTTGCTGAACAGCACCAATCGGTTACTCTCGCCAGAAAACCTCGGGCGTATTGAGCGGATTTTAGTGGATATTGAACAGATCACTACGACCCTAGCTGCGCAACGGGATGAACTTGCTCAAGCGATGACGAACTTCAACCGGGCCGGCCAGCAGGCTAACGTCCTGTTGGAGCAACAAGGGAGTAAGGCTTTTAATAGCGCACAACACGCGATGGCGGCGCTGGAACGCTCGAGCAGCCAGATCGAGTCGCTGCTCGCGGCCAACGCGGCTTCCGTCAACCGAGGGCTGGGCCAACTGGGACCTGCCTTGAGTGAATTGAACAGTGTACTGAACAATTTGAATCGCTTCACCCGCCGTCTCGAAGAAAATCCTTCCGAGTACCTGTTTAATAGAGACACCATCGAGGGATTTACCCCATGA
- a CDS encoding GDCCVxC domain-containing (seleno)protein: MVIKSCSILTCPQCGYQKKETMPRDACQFFYDCKGCGAVLRPKPGDCCVFCSYGDIPCPPIQQAHTHGGTAKNCCP, encoded by the coding sequence ATGGTTATTAAGTCCTGCTCAATTCTCACCTGTCCCCAGTGTGGCTATCAGAAGAAGGAAACCATGCCCAGGGACGCCTGCCAGTTTTTCTATGATTGCAAAGGCTGTGGCGCGGTGTTGCGCCCCAAACCAGGGGATTGCTGCGTATTCTGTAGTTATGGAGATATCCCCTGCCCGCCTATTCAGCAAGCCCATACCCATGGCGGCACAGCTAAAAATTGCTGCCCTTAA
- a CDS encoding ABC transporter permease — translation MAQAGRLDERSNGLHVIGDWTLEYYAELQSRIDVFKAQAEKNNTLNATVELSGLNRLDTAGAVLLVELLGAERLAAFVKEGSGLTPARRALLDAVVRTMSMPLAPQRQARSPLVALLAGTGERIELFWRQQLLLLGFIGLILGSLTATFWRPNRWRLTALVAQIQQTGLNAIGIVALLTFLVGAVVAFLGATVLQNFGATIYTVDLIAFSFLREFGVLLAAILLAGRTASAFTAQIGSMKANEEIDALRTLGLSTAELLVLPRVLALLLSLPILTFIGMLSGMLGGGLVCLVVLDISALQFVTILQGISLKHFLVGLSKAPIFAFFIAAIGCLEGFKVSGSAQSVGEHTTSSVVQSIFMVILLDAIAALFFMEMGW, via the coding sequence ATGGCTCAAGCCGGCCGTCTCGACGAGCGATCTAACGGCTTACATGTCATTGGTGACTGGACCTTGGAGTACTACGCTGAACTCCAGTCGCGGATTGACGTTTTCAAGGCGCAAGCTGAGAAAAACAATACTCTGAATGCAACCGTTGAACTGAGTGGATTAAACAGGCTGGATACCGCGGGTGCCGTCCTGCTGGTCGAGTTGCTAGGTGCCGAGCGTCTGGCAGCGTTTGTGAAGGAGGGATCGGGCCTGACGCCAGCCCGTCGGGCGTTACTGGACGCTGTGGTCCGGACCATGTCGATGCCGCTGGCACCGCAACGCCAAGCGAGGTCACCGCTTGTCGCTTTGTTGGCTGGTACCGGTGAGCGTATCGAGTTGTTCTGGCGGCAACAGCTCCTGTTGCTTGGCTTTATCGGCTTGATTCTAGGTTCACTAACTGCCACCTTCTGGCGCCCCAACCGCTGGCGCCTGACTGCCCTGGTCGCGCAGATTCAGCAAACTGGCTTGAACGCCATTGGCATTGTCGCCCTGCTAACTTTCCTGGTCGGCGCAGTCGTGGCCTTTCTTGGCGCCACGGTGCTACAGAATTTTGGCGCTACGATCTACACGGTTGATCTCATCGCCTTTTCATTCCTGCGGGAGTTCGGCGTGCTACTGGCGGCCATCTTGCTCGCGGGACGCACCGCCAGTGCCTTCACCGCTCAAATCGGCTCGATGAAGGCCAACGAGGAAATCGACGCCTTGCGTACTTTGGGGTTGAGCACTGCGGAGCTACTGGTGCTTCCCCGAGTGTTGGCGCTTCTGCTAAGTTTGCCGATCCTGACCTTCATCGGCATGCTCAGTGGCATGCTTGGTGGCGGGTTGGTGTGCCTTGTGGTGCTGGATATTTCGGCATTGCAGTTTGTTACCATTTTGCAGGGGATATCCCTCAAACATTTTCTCGTCGGCCTGTCCAAGGCGCCGATCTTCGCCTTTTTCATCGCGGCTATCGGTTGCCTGGAAGGTTTTAAGGTCAGTGGCAGCGCCCAGTCCGTGGGGGAGCACACCACCTCCAGCGTGGTGCAGTCCATCTTCATGGTGATTCTGCTGGATGCGATTGCCGCCTTATTCTTCATGGAGATGGGCTGGTGA
- a CDS encoding cation diffusion facilitator family transporter, with protein sequence MANCCEDKSCEVTALRERHGRVLWIVLIINLVMFFVEGWAGLLAHSTSLLADALDMLGDALVYGFSLFVLARSVRWQAGAALAKGGFMLVFGLGVLGEAAYKVFYPIMPGVEMMGLIGGVALAANLVCFFLLYRHRSDNLNMRSTWLCSRNDLIANVGILLAAAGSYLLASRWPDILVGSLIATLFLRSAFSVLRQSIQSLRAPHSEIAGSVAIRPFDTSHNA encoded by the coding sequence ATGGCAAATTGTTGTGAGGACAAAAGCTGCGAGGTTACCGCCCTCCGGGAACGTCATGGACGCGTATTGTGGATTGTGCTGATTATCAATCTCGTGATGTTTTTCGTAGAGGGCTGGGCGGGTCTGTTGGCTCACTCCACCTCGCTTCTTGCGGATGCCCTCGACATGTTGGGCGATGCCTTGGTCTATGGATTCAGCCTTTTTGTGCTTGCCCGTTCGGTGCGCTGGCAGGCGGGGGCGGCTCTCGCAAAGGGGGGATTTATGCTTGTCTTCGGCCTTGGTGTACTGGGGGAAGCCGCCTACAAAGTGTTCTATCCTATTATGCCGGGCGTGGAGATGATGGGCCTTATCGGAGGGGTGGCGCTTGCGGCAAATCTTGTTTGTTTTTTCCTGCTCTACCGCCACCGGAGCGACAATCTCAACATGCGTTCCACATGGCTGTGTTCCAGAAATGACTTAATAGCGAACGTCGGTATCTTACTGGCTGCTGCGGGTAGCTATTTACTTGCTTCACGCTGGCCGGATATTCTTGTTGGAAGTCTCATTGCGACTCTATTTCTCAGATCTGCATTCAGCGTTTTGCGGCAGTCCATTCAATCGCTGCGCGCGCCCCATTCTGAAATCGCGGGATCGGTAGCTATTCGTCCATTCGACACATCGCACAATGCTTAG